DNA sequence from the Armigeres subalbatus isolate Guangzhou_Male chromosome 1, GZ_Asu_2, whole genome shotgun sequence genome:
caaccaatcaagcaatcaatcaactgaataattaactaatcaaccattccagcaagctaccaatcaaccaatcaagcaaccaaacaatcagccattcaagcaaccaacaaaacaactaatcaactaaccagccgaccaaccaatcaatcaaccagtcaaacaaccaatcaaccaaataaccaattaatcaagcaaccaaccaactgtgaagcaaccaaccattcaacagttctaccaactaacaaatcaagcagcaaccaaccaattaatcattctaccaaccaacaatcaaccaaccaaccaatcaagcaaccaatcaactaaaaaaaccaatcaatcaaccaacaaacaatgaactaacaaccaaccaactattaaatggatccaaaattatttatcagatcgctcactgcgggtaaactatcagaattctacatatttaggacttctgctagatcaaaaattaacttttaaaaatcacattgaaggccttcaagccaaatgtaacaaatatattaagtgtctatatccacttataaacaaaaagtcaaaactttgtcttaagaactaacttttgatttacaaacaaatttttagaccagccatgttgtatgctgtgccaatatggactagttgctgcaataccagaaagaaggcacttcagaggattgttCCTCCTCGGACCACCACGATTACCAGATGGTCTTCCTTCAGTCCCTCCTCGGTGAGGTTGTGACATGTTCGTTTCAACAATTCTGTCGAAAAATCGCATGGCGGGAATTAGTAGAGCAAACCGGTTGCTTCCGTTTCTTTATTGAGTAAGGATATAACACCGGccgcttctttctgcttcagGTAGGACACGAGATTACGCAGTGGACGCGTCTGAACGCTGGCATCATCCGACGATGCTACCGATGACGTCGATCCCGGCAGGCCGAGGAAGATTGCGTGCGACGATGACGTCGATATGCGCTTCTGCACATCTTCCAACTTGGGTTGATCGAGGCGTAGTCGCTGAGTAATACGAAGGTGGTGTTTACCTTCCTCGTCCTTCATCAGGCTGTCCACTATTTCGTGGTCTCCGTCCGTTAGGTGCAACTTGACGGGGAATAGTGTTCAAAATCAGCGCCCCTTGCCAGACTGTGGTAGATTTCCGTGCCACTTCTGGTAACGTTCTTGCATTCGATAACATGCCTTTCCTACAAGAAGACGAATCAGAATCAGCCGGACTGCGTCGCCTCGGTGAACGGGAGCGAGATCTATCGATTCCTGGTTCACGAACGACGGCGTGAGTCATATTTGCCATCGACTCCTGATCGACGCCATTCATCATTGTCCCCGTGGTGCGGTGGGCCATCACGATGAAAACCACCACGTCCGCGGAATCCTCCACGGCCGCGGAACGGTCTTCCACCATAGCCGTACGATGAATTTTCCTCGTATGATGCACCGCCTTCCGGATATTCGTAGTCGGGGCCGCGAGGATACTCACCACCTTCCTCAAAACCTCCACTGCTCTTTGAGAACGATGGTGTTGTTCCGTTATCAGCAAAATCGATACGAAGGATACGAAACGGAACACATCGGTGACGGGAATGAATTCCAGCAGGCGCGTGGTGAATTCATCACAGGCGAAATTTGAAGCTGCCGATACGAGAACGTTGGCTTTGGGTTGTAGTTTCCAAATTTGTAAAACTGCCTCTACGATAGTTGAAGTTTTTCCAGTACCGGGTGGTCCAAATAATATGTACGGAACAGGGAACGAAGTCCGATTCACGATATTTCGCACAGCAGACAGCTGCTCGTGATTTGTTGCGACATATTTGTTGAACGATTGAAAACTGTAAAACGCACTGTATTGCATGATTTGAGTTCGAACATTTTGTAACACAACTCACCTCTCGTATATTTCCATCGGTACCGGATACTGATTCAACGGCGGACAATGAATCGttggtttcttcaaaattagcTGCTCTTTCACGAAATGACTCAACACGGTCATTGCAGGTGGTAAAGTTCCAATATTTCTGTCTTTGAGTCCGCCAGTCCAACCAATATCAGTCCGTAGCCTTTATCCAGCTCCGACAGCAGGCAACTGTCGAAGCAAAACTTTGAAACCGTACCCCAAGGAAGGCGCATCTCGCTTTCAATCAGCATCTTCATGTGACCGTCTGCCAGGTGGATGTAGGCCCTGCTGAGTCGCAACACCGAATGGGGTGACACGTTCCGCACGTACACCAACGTTCTGGCGTAATCGGGACGGTAGTCCAAACGCACGGCGAAACTCGGTTCCTCCAGAATGTAGTCATCAACCTGACGAATGAAACCAAATATGCGCCCGTGTTTCGTCATGTGTTTGGCGAAACGGTCGTCATCTTTGCACTGTAACCGGCCTAAATAGCAGTACAGCGGAATGTGACTCATCTGTTGGTAATCGCGGGAGAAGCTCCGAACGTGTCGCAGTTTGTATGGACGTTCTTTGCTCTTTGACGACGTTGTTTCGGCTTTATCGCACTTTGGCTGTAAGATATTTTTGAATTTAAGATGTTTGTGGAGATGAATAGATTGTTCACTCTGGCATTTCTGTTAGACAATCTTACCTTTTCGGTTGCGACCTTATCAATTTTCGATGATGAATTAGAAATCATGTTTACAGAAAAAAGTTCTAACTTGAAGCACGCGTTGGAGTAATCGATCTGATAGTTACAAAATCTCGTGTACTTAttcaaaggacgtatgtgactttgtaaacaaagatgcaaacgtcgatttgtccaatctggtGGCACtcccgcaaaccaacaccaccaatagatAGCCGAAGGTACCACATGTTGGTGGTGTATTGGTTTGCGGGAGtgtcatcagattggacaaatcgacatttgaatctttgcttgtaaaatcacatacgtccttttgaataagtacccgagatttatgTACGATGCAAAACCGAAACGACGTCGCAAGGTgagggagaaaaacaaacaaactgtcaaaacgtcaagaggggtaagtcagcgctcgtaaaatatttataatgtaattcgtcacccacgaggggtattttct
Encoded proteins:
- the LOC134207386 gene encoding uncharacterized protein LOC134207386; this encodes MTVLSHFVKEQLILKKPTIHCPPLNQYPVPMEIYESFQSFNKYVATNHEQLSAVRNIVNRTSFPVPYILFGPPGTGKTSTIVEAVLQIWKLQPKANVLVSAASNFACDEFTTRLLEFIPVTDVFRFVSFVSILLITEQHHRSQRAVEVLRKVVSILAAPTTNIRKAVHHTRKIHRTAMVEDRSAAVEDSADVVVFIVMAHRTTGTMMNGVDQESMANMTHAVVREPGIDRSRSRSPRRRSPADSDSSSCRKGMLSNARTLPEVARKSTTVWQGALILNTIPRQVAPNGRRPRNSGQPDEGRGR
- the LOC134207387 gene encoding uncharacterized protein LOC134207387 yields the protein MISNSSSKIDKVATEKPKCDKAETTSSKSKERPYKLRHVRSFSRDYQQMSHIPLYCYLGRLQCKDDDRFAKHMTKHGRIFGFIRQVDDYILEEPSFAVRLDYRPDYARTLVYVRNVSPHSVLRLSRAYIHLADGHMKMLIESEMRLPWGTVSKFCFDSCLLSELDKGYGLILVGLADSKTEILELYHLQ